In Zingiber officinale cultivar Zhangliang chromosome 3A, Zo_v1.1, whole genome shotgun sequence, the DNA window ACCCTTGATCAGCCGTTCCATGTAGGCCCTCCGGCGGTTCTTGACCGCTACCGACTTCGCCCGTGCGTCCTCCGCAGAGGGGCTCCGACGGCGACGGAGGCGGTCGAGGTGCCACTCCACCTCGTAATCCTGCTTCAACTTGTCGAACTCGAGGATCTCATCGGGCGTGAGCTCGGCGCCGTACCGCTCTGAAAGGGCGAAAACTAGGGTTACGGATCGCCAGCACAAATATGCGGAAGGAATAGGCGGGCCATGTGATGATTAACATACCGAGGAAGATAGAGGCATCGCGAGAGAGGAGGTCGAGGAGGGAGGACTTGCGTTGAGCCGGATCGGGGGTCTCCCGGTGCATGGCGCCAGGGAAGTAGAGGCCGTCGAGGGAAGCGAGGCGCTCGGAGATGCCTTCCATGGCCGAGCGCTCCATGGCGGTATAGTTTACCCGGCGATGTGGTCCCTGCCTATGTAGCAGTCCGAGTCGGCGACGGTGCCCGGCGTTGGAGAAACGGCGGCCGTTTGATGCTCTTATAGTCGTCCGGTAGGCGCCGTCACTTGGCACCCTTTTCTAGAGACGATGGGTTGGACTGGACCGGATCGGGCCTCCAAAATGGTTCGGAGCCGATATAGAACGGGCCCCACATCCGGCCCGTTCAATAAAATAAATCCCAATCCAACCATCTGATGCCACTCAAAAATACCATTTTTTATGGCCACAAAAAATGATTCATACACAGttagtattttttaaattaataatttataaaaatagaaaattatatatatttctgatgaggatttatttgagttttaaaaattatatcgtGAAATATTGCATTTTGTAAAGAACAACTGGCGATTGGTGGTCGATTTGAATTTCGTATCTTGAAGATGCGTGTTTGGTGTCTGCAATAAAGCAGGTGTTTGAAGTCGTTTGAAATTCCCTCTCCTCCTTTTTGTACGGCAGACAACGAAACTGCGTGTCCGTTGATGGATGGAATTCTAAGACGCTCTCCGTCAACATCCCTCGCACGAGAACCAGACAAAGTAACTAATAAAAGTAGGAGGCGGAGCAGTCATGCTGTTGCTCTGCCTTCCGACCCATTCTTCTGCGTCTTCCTTCGGCGGTCCTACTTCCAGTAGATTGAGCTCGATAGCGTCGCACTGCGTCTTGAAGCACCAGATCGAGCTGGCCGAGAGATCTGGAAAAAGGGATGGCGTTGAATCGCGGCTACAAGCTCCGTATCCTTCTTATCTTCTCACTTCGAATTCGAAAATTTTGGATTGCATCTCATTCCTCACGCGCGAATTCTTTTGTCCTAAAAATGTTCGTGAATTGGAATCTGTGGCTTGAAGTTAGGATTTTTCTGTCGTTTGTACTGAAATTAATTGATTATGATGCTTCTTTGGTGTTATTGGGTTGATACTTGATTGCAGtggtatttaaattttgttcgAAGTTCATGCGTCTCATTCACAATCGCATCCGGACAAAAAATTAAGCTAAAAAGAAGAAGCAATTTTTATGCGGTGTTGTTATGTTTGCTTACTCACTGTTTTCTTCGTTTTCCAGAAAGAAAAGGATGCTTCAAAAGCATAGTGAACCATAATTTTGTTTATTTTGAATTTTCCTTGATCTTTGTAACTAGAGGAGATTGTAGCACACGCTTCTGATGTGAAGTGTGTGTCAATTGGGAAGAAATCGAACAGAATTTTTGTCACGGGTGGTGAAGATCGCAAAGTTAACCTATGGGCAATTGGTAAGCCAAATCCACTATTGGTGAGTCCCATCCTTGTCTTTTTCTTCCATGTGAGTCTTCATAATCATATACGGCTTGATATACATTTCCTAGTCCAAGCTCCAAAATAATGAATATTCAATTCTCTTTCACTAGTtggttcctttttttttcttttttatattgTATGCTTGAGTTTCTGGCTGATTGAAGGTAATTTAACATGACATTGAGCAAGTCACCAGGCCTCTTTGTGCGTCCATTAGCATGAATCCAAGTCAAAAACTTATCTCTATGCTGCTTCTTTCAATGTTCAAGGAGTCAGGTCATGGCATTTCATTGTTCATACTGATTGAATTGGATTGATACATCatacaacttatttttgaaaacgaCCATTAGGAAAACTATGATCCAATTCAACCAATACTATTCACCTTGATTTTTCACTTAGTTTGATCAACTCTTGACTTTCTGGGTCTTGACCTTTAACCTGACTGGATTAAAAATTAGCCAAACTAATTGAACCAGCCAATCTGGTTCACTTTGCATACCGTGTTAGATCAAAAAGAAGGCCTTAAAACAATTATCACTACTTTTTTCTGCATGCTTAGTGGATGAAAATACTGGCTACCCAAACCACTATCGCTTTACCTTTATTTTGTCTGATAGTTCATTCAAATAAGAACAGTTTTTAGCTAAAAACCTCTTTGATTATCTGCAGAGTCTATCAGGCCATATGAATTCTGTAGAGTCAGTGGTGTTTGACTCAGCAGAGGTCTTGGTTCTTGGAGGATCATCAAATGGCATAATTAAGCTTTGGGATCTGGAAGAGGCAAAGAGTAAATTATGTTAACCTAGTTTACCTGCAACAATTGTGAGACTACTTGTTAAAATTTGCCTGCAACTTGGGTCAGTTCAAAGTACAAGGCTACTTAATCCAACTGAagttaattttccttttattttctagcAATACATTGTTTTAACTGGCACAAATTCACTTATAATCATCTTTCTAAGGGCCAACTAGATAATCTGTTACTCACATACACTTGTCAGGAAGTATTTAGCTACATTGTCTCTTTCCCAACAAATGAACAACCACATTCCTTAAAAGTGTTATAGCTACATAGAAAGAACATAATCAATCCAACTCAAAGTTTTGAGCTAAGTGTCATGAAAATTCTTGAGAACTTTTACATGTGGTATTTCTCAATTGGACATAGAGACTTAGGATCAACTATAGTCAGGCCCTAATTCTTGCAGAATTGGAGAAGGACACCATAGCCAAAAAGACAGTTAAGAAGCAACAAAAACCATTAAAGTCAATCAAAGTGACGAGGAGAGGGAGTGATGCCCCAATAACAGACATTTTGGGCCTCGGTATTGTGAATGAGAACTTATCCAGCCATTTGCTTATTTGAACCATACAAATTGTGGGCAATTCAGTTCCCAACAATGATTGATCTAAATAATGGGCATTAGAACTGACATGCTGACTCTCCCGCTAAAATCAAAGAGAATAAGACTCTTTTCTGGTTCAAATACATTTGGGCACTGGTTGACTTCAAATACATTAGTCATGTTTTTGCAGACTGTATTTTAATTTTCTGATTTGTCTTTTGGTGTCAAAGTGTAGTTATTCGGACACTTACTGGGCACAGATCAAATTGCACTTCTGTTGAATTCCATCCATTTGGTGAATTCTTTGCTTCTGGTTCTTTGGATGCTGATCTTAGGATATGGGATATTAGAAAGAAGGGATGCATTCATACTTACAAGGGCCACACTGGGGGAATTAGAAAAATTAGATTTACACCAGATGGACGATGGGTTGTTACAGGAGGAGCAGATAACGTGGTGAAGGTAATTATGGACGTTGGCTCTGGATGGATGGCATTTGGTTCTTCCAGGATAGGGCAGCTAAAacttttttttggttttttaacAGCTGTGGGATTTAACAGCAGGAAAGCTTCTGCATGATTTTAAGTTCCATAATGGACCAATTAGGTGTATTGATTTCCATCCTCATGAGTTTCTACTTGCAACAGGTATGCTCTTCATTGTCTTCGTAGTTTGTTCCTTAATTTCCATAGTTTTAATTATAGCTAGGCATTGACCTTGACCAACAATTTttattatagatttattttactTGCTGCAAACTTCTGACTTTTAGTGGCCCTAAACTTCCTGTGCCTGTTTTCAACATCAAACTATTCTTTTGATTATTCTGAACTTTGGTTTATGATTTAGGGCAATAGACGTTGTTACTAAATGTGAAATGATTTGATGGAAATCTCACATAGTTTCATTTTTATCATAAGAACCAGATCTTAGCATTTTAAAGCCCAATGTAATTTGTCTGATCAAGGACAATGTTTTACAGTAGAGAAAGTGTATGAGCGCAAATGAAAATAGATTTGAAGCATGATTTTCAAGTTTGTCTTGTGATCGATTTAGATCCCACTATACACAAAAGATGCCTACTTTCTACTTCCTAGTCATTAAAGTTTCTATGTTTTTGTAGTGTTCTCATTCTATCTACTATACTTCTGGTAAATCTCATACAAATGACTTTCAGGTTCTGCTGATCGAACTGTGAACTTCTGGGACCTAGAGACCTTTGAATTAATAGGCTCTGCAGGGCCTGAGGTTTGCCGATTTGCAAGTCTTTTGTATCTAAACTTAAGGCACAATTCCCATTGGGCTTGCACTTTTAAATTTATAAGACCCATCTTGACTATTGGCAAATTGCCTCTATTTATACTATAATTCTGACCTTATACTTTCCAATTTTAGGTGATGGTCTCATAATTCCATCACTGGATAGATTTTTTAGCTTATAGTTATAGGAGATATTGGCGGATTCTTTTTTCCATTTTTGTATGCTTCCATGTGCTGTCGACTTCCCTACCCATGTGAAGTTGACATCAGCAACCTTCTACCATTCATTCTTATTCTGGACAATTTAAGTAGAGGCTGAAACTTCGTTGCAGATCAGCTAATCATGAGGCAGTTTCCATTTCTGTTTTGTCCCTGAATTCACTTTTCACTCAAGTTCCTTAGACTTGGCATGGATGATCAGAACCATGCAAAGAGTTTTCATGGTTGGGTTTGACAGCTGAACCAAATTTCTTCCATATGCTTCAGTTGTTTTTTTTGTTCATCTAGCAACAAACTAGACCGAAGAGAAAGGCTAAGTTTAAAATGTACCTTATATGTTTGGTCttattttcattttgaaatcTCGGACCCATAAAAAATATATGAAGGTAAAACAATGATGTGCTCAGTACACTCAATAAGTTTTGGGAAGCTACTCCACATATGCTTCTTGAGTATAATTTCCTTTTTTTAGCAAGTTTCCTTTCACAAATTACTTATACTCAAAGATAGCAAGAGGCTCTAGCTGCACATAAAAGATTGCAAGAGGCTCTAGCTGCAAATTTCATAACTAAAGGTGTAAGGCTGTTTCTAAATGTCTGTGTCAATGGTAGCTCTGACATACACATGTAGGATTTTCGAATACTTCAACTATGGGAAAAATATTTCTGAGATTTATTTCAGGGATCCTAAATATTGTGTCCACTCTAACATCAATTTTCAGAATTAGTTAGATGCTAAAACTAGCCCATGGTTGCATCCATTGGTTCAAATGCTTAATCTCAAGTTAGTGGTTTTTCACTCATTTAAGCCTATAAACTCGCTCATAACTCCACAACCTCCCATGTGAGAATGAATCTTAGATGTTATATTGTAGGTCCTGTTTTCACATTAGTCATCATTTCTTTTCATGTGGTATTGAAGGCTACATTTTGGAGAGTCTCAAGAACTAAACCAATCTATCCTCTTTTTTACATTACACTTCTTTTTTGTACTTTTTTGTACTCAGGCTACATACTGGTACTTGAAAATATGTTAGCTTAACTAGAAATGTACCTTCCGAATTCTCGAGCAGCAAGATATTAGTTTCAGTTATGGAGTTATATTTGGATCTTTATCTTGTTTTTCTCATTTCTCAGGTTACCAGGGTATGCTCAATGATCTTTCACCCAGATGGAAAATCTCTCTTCTGTGGGTTGGATGCAGCCTTAAAGGTACCTCTTTCAATGAAATTATTTCTTTATATCAGACAGTGAATCTTCTGCTGCTCATCTGATGTAAAATGCAAATACCAGGTTTTCTCTTGGGAACCAATAAGATGCCATGATGCTGTTGATATGGGGTGGTCCACTTTGGCTGATCTCAGTGTTTATGAAGGAAAACTTTTAGGATGTTCCTACCATGAAAATTGCATTGGACTTTGGCTAGCTGATATATCAGTAATTACTATATTTGCGATATGATATTCTGATAATGTGTAGATTGGTTTGATAATAAAATCCACCTTAAAAAGTTTGACAAAAGTAATTGTCTTTTTCTTTCAGCTCATTGCTCCATATGCTCTTGGAGTGGTTCCAAAAGTAAATGTGACTGTTGAACCTACTTATGTTCAAGGAGAAATCCATTCCCTGGAATTGACCGATATCAGCAAGAAATCTAATACAACACCTACCTCTGAGTATCAAGAAATTGGAGTTAAAACTAAGGAGACCAAAAAAGGATCATTCTTAACCTGTAAGTGAAAtgatttaatattattaattcgaTTTCAATCTTCATTTTTGAAAGGCCAAGTATCAGGATATTCTATTTAGCTTTTCTTGTTCTTGATTTGAAACAGCTGATGATTTTCTGCCAAGTATAACACCTGTATCTAATTCAGATTATGCATCCACTACCCCATCAGTGATTTTGAGTAGAGTTATAAGGGATAAAACCTCTTCCGGTGGCATCACTGGTCCACAAAAAATTGATTCTAGGATTACTTCGGAAGCATCAATCAGAAGTGCTGCCACATCCAAAGTTGTACGAGGTTCTCTTAATTCCTCAAATAGAAGTTCACAAATTTTGCCTTCAAAGAGTACTATGTTGACTTCTATTTCTACTAGTGCAAAAGAAATTAGTTTGGTTAATGCAAAGCAACGCCCGATGGTGCAAGCATCTTTGGGAACACATTCTCCAGTGTCCATGTCGGTTGTTGTACCTAGAGACAACAGAGATCTGGACAGTTTCAAAGTTAAAAACATCACTCCTGAGACAATTTCCCATAATTTAAGATTGAACAGACCTGCTCATAAGCATAAGCCATCATTTGCTTCTGGAGATAGCAAGGGCCAACTGGTAGAGAAAGCATCTGTGAACATGAGTGAGAGATGTGATTCAGATATTAATTTAAGACTGTTCTCTGGTGTTGCTGGGAACCATGATGCTGCAGAAACTGATAAAAGAGAACATGACAAAACCAGAGACATTGCCAGAGATTTTGAAAGAGTAGTATCACTAGAGCAGCCTGTACACTCTCAGAATGACCATTGTATGGTTATTCCTCCTGGTTAataaagagaaaaataatttaCCCTGTTAATTCTCTTTGTATTTCTTTCAGGTGAGGAGTTGACATGCTCGAGCAGTGAAACAAAATCAGTGACATATGTTAGGGGAGGTAATATTGCTATAGGCATTTCATGTCTCAAACTATCGCCAATTAAATTTTCTGCCTAATGATGTTTTTTTGTCTCTCTTTGTAGTTGCTGTTCAACTTGGGAAGACGCGGACTCTAGTTGAATGCtgggagaaaagagagagatctAGTAGTGGGAACAGGGTGAGTATTTCTTCCACTTTCTGTATCTTGTAGCCTGTCACTCAAATTGCAATGGCATTCATGATGTTCTTAGCTATATATTGTGTTTCTGATGTGATTTACTCTATTTTTTACTAATACAATATTTACTTCTTTATCCATACTAAGCATTGTTATTTATTATTAGGATCGCTCTGTAATTTGTCAGTAAATAGAGGCATTATGAACTCACCTTCTTGAAAACTTGTCTATCTTTACTTTTATGTGAAATTATAGAATATTCTTGGCTTCAACTAATGATACAATCAAGTTTTGAATGATTTTCTATTCTttcaaacaaaaaggaaaaaggatAGCATTCGCTAAAGTTTCAATCTTACACTTCAATACAATTCTACTGGCAAAAGCAGAGGTGGCAAAAAAATTTAAGCCTGCACCCAACACAAATAATTAGCTGCACTCTTGAGAACTGCAATTTGGTGTTCACATGTAATCAGATAACATATAATAGAGTTAAATCTGTGTTTCCAAGATTTCTTTCTTGGTTGGCTAAATTATTCACATCGTGTTGACCTGAGGGCTATTGTGCTATTGTGATCTTACAAATACATCAAAGCATGTGTTCCTCTTCCCTTCAAATCAAGCTgtaattttaattattgatgGCCATTTTAGACGCTTGGCATCCATGATACAGATCCTTATTCGCATGCAACTGCCATCTGTGTCATGTAACATGTTGCTTTCACCAAATCTAATTTCATACTAAATGACCGAGTTGTCTTATGTTAAAAAGAGTTGGAAAAATTATTCTGTTTTCTTGCAGTATGTTGTTTCATTATGTTATTTAAATCAAACATAGAATTAACTTTGGATCCAAAATGTTTGAAACCTATGATAATCTAGGTTCATTTATGTGATTCATCTTTGTATGTTCTAGAATATTTGTTATGTTTTagggtttattttatttttattaattaatccaACTTGTCCCAGTTGGTCAAGTCCCAGTCAATTACAAAATTGATCCTGATCATCTAAGTGTTTTGCTGTTTTGGTCCAATAGAAACGTAAACGACCATTGTGTCTTCATTTAGACAGTCCTATTCATGTGCTATTTAGACACTTTATTATGATTCTTACTAAGTACACATGTCCAAATTGTGAAGAGACAATTGGAATTTTACAATTAACCAGTTAATGGTCACTCAGTGCAATTAAaatatttgagatttttttttcaaattttgttttcacttgttagagagaaagtcggagttgcatctattgaggaaaaactccgaaagacacgtttaagatggtacggacatgtacttagacgaccaataaattctccagttaggcgatgtgaaactatgataaacatacatatcaaacgaggaagaggaagaccaaaaaaagacttggttagcaacaataaaacaagataaaatttatttaaatatagatgaaaatataataggagatagagcttaaTGCATAAAAGGATTTATACAGCCGTGTTGGAAATGgagatagtggggaacgtggcccatgttccccactacacataatggaaaagtccattatgcccctagtgtatttccccatataaagggggtccgtccaaggctcagggggTGTGAAATTGCTAGTGTGCAatgacgagagtaagaggagaacatccaaggtggcgggatttggtttgtggaattgcggagggctttccgatcctgtgatcgctcttccgacagcaaggttcgtcattgccgattgcggatctgcgggagatcgctgtaagtttttatcgcatttaattaattcgtctatcatgcatttagattataaaatctacattggtatcagagcgcgta includes these proteins:
- the LOC122051567 gene encoding katanin p80 WD40 repeat-containing subunit B1 homolog KTN80.2-like isoform X1, whose translation is MALNRGYKLQEIVAHASDVKCVSIGKKSNRIFVTGGEDRKVNLWAIGKPNPLLSLSGHMNSVESVVFDSAEVLVLGGSSNGIIKLWDLEEAKIIRTLTGHRSNCTSVEFHPFGEFFASGSLDADLRIWDIRKKGCIHTYKGHTGGIRKIRFTPDGRWVVTGGADNVVKLWDLTAGKLLHDFKFHNGPIRCIDFHPHEFLLATGSADRTVNFWDLETFELIGSAGPEVTRVCSMIFHPDGKSLFCGLDAALKVFSWEPIRCHDAVDMGWSTLADLSVYEGKLLGCSYHENCIGLWLADISLIAPYALGVVPKVNVTVEPTYVQGEIHSLELTDISKKSNTTPTSEYQEIGVKTKETKKGSFLTSDDFLPSITPVSNSDYASTTPSVILSRVIRDKTSSGGITGPQKIDSRITSEASIRSAATSKVVRGSLNSSNRSSQILPSKSTMLTSISTSAKEISLVNAKQRPMVQASLGTHSPVSMSVVVPRDNRDLDSFKVKNITPETISHNLRLNRPAHKHKPSFASGDSKGQLVEKASVNMSERCDSDINLRLFSGVAGNHDAAETDKREHDKTRDIARDFERVVSLEQPVHSQNDHCEELTCSSSETKSVTYVRGVAVQLGKTRTLVECWEKRERSSSGNRKGLLLHDEQKESEQSSERHLSISEVDFSPETFVQNHDAFVNSLKSRLMKLQMVKHFWEQNGIKGAIGAMAKLLDYSVQIDVINILKEKIDLFTLDLFSLLLPLFVSLLSSNIERHIIVALSLLLELVKSFKPVITSTITASSTVGVDIQAEQRLERCIHCFNHLEKIKQLLPPLIRRGRGVAKHAGELNIVLHSS
- the LOC122051567 gene encoding katanin p80 WD40 repeat-containing subunit B1 homolog KTN80.2-like isoform X2, translated to MALNRGYKLQEIVAHASDVKCVSIGKKSNRIFVTGGEDRKVNLWAIGKPNPLLSLSGHMNSVESVVFDSAEVLVLGGSSNGIIKLWDLEEAKIIRTLTGHRSNCTSVEFHPFGEFFASGSLDADLRIWDIRKKGCIHTYKGHTGGIRKIRFTPDGRWVVTGGADNVVKLWDLTAGKLLHDFKFHNGPIRCIDFHPHEFLLATGSADRTVNFWDLETFELIGSAGPEVTRVCSMIFHPDGKSLFCGLDAALKVFSWEPIRCHDAVDMGWSTLADLSVYEGKLLGCSYHENCIGLWLADISLIAPYALGVVPKVNVTVEPTYVQGEIHSLELTDISKKSNTTPTSEYQEIGVKTKETKKGSFLTYYASTTPSVILSRVIRDKTSSGGITGPQKIDSRITSEASIRSAATSKVVRGSLNSSNRSSQILPSKSTMLTSISTSAKEISLVNAKQRPMVQASLGTHSPVSMSVVVPRDNRDLDSFKVKNITPETISHNLRLNRPAHKHKPSFASGDSKGQLVEKASVNMSERCDSDINLRLFSGVAGNHDAAETDKREHDKTRDIARDFERVVSLEQPVHSQNDHCEELTCSSSETKSVTYVRGVAVQLGKTRTLVECWEKRERSSSGNRKGLLLHDEQKESEQSSERHLSISEVDFSPETFVQNHDAFVNSLKSRLMKLQMVKHFWEQNGIKGAIGAMAKLLDYSVQIDVINILKEKIDLFTLDLFSLLLPLFVSLLSSNIERHIIVALSLLLELVKSFKPVITSTITASSTVGVDIQAEQRLERCIHCFNHLEKIKQLLPPLIRRGRGVAKHAGELNIVLHSS
- the LOC122051567 gene encoding katanin p80 WD40 repeat-containing subunit B1 homolog KTN80.2-like isoform X3, with protein sequence MNSVESVVFDSAEVLVLGGSSNGIIKLWDLEEAKIIRTLTGHRSNCTSVEFHPFGEFFASGSLDADLRIWDIRKKGCIHTYKGHTGGIRKIRFTPDGRWVVTGGADNVVKLWDLTAGKLLHDFKFHNGPIRCIDFHPHEFLLATGSADRTVNFWDLETFELIGSAGPEVTRVCSMIFHPDGKSLFCGLDAALKVFSWEPIRCHDAVDMGWSTLADLSVYEGKLLGCSYHENCIGLWLADISLIAPYALGVVPKVNVTVEPTYVQGEIHSLELTDISKKSNTTPTSEYQEIGVKTKETKKGSFLTSDDFLPSITPVSNSDYASTTPSVILSRVIRDKTSSGGITGPQKIDSRITSEASIRSAATSKVVRGSLNSSNRSSQILPSKSTMLTSISTSAKEISLVNAKQRPMVQASLGTHSPVSMSVVVPRDNRDLDSFKVKNITPETISHNLRLNRPAHKHKPSFASGDSKGQLVEKASVNMSERCDSDINLRLFSGVAGNHDAAETDKREHDKTRDIARDFERVVSLEQPVHSQNDHCEELTCSSSETKSVTYVRGVAVQLGKTRTLVECWEKRERSSSGNRKGLLLHDEQKESEQSSERHLSISEVDFSPETFVQNHDAFVNSLKSRLMKLQMVKHFWEQNGIKGAIGAMAKLLDYSVQIDVINILKEKIDLFTLDLFSLLLPLFVSLLSSNIERHIIVALSLLLELVKSFKPVITSTITASSTVGVDIQAEQRLERCIHCFNHLEKIKQLLPPLIRRGRGVAKHAGELNIVLHSS